In Alosa sapidissima isolate fAloSap1 chromosome 11, fAloSap1.pri, whole genome shotgun sequence, a single window of DNA contains:
- the fbln1 gene encoding fibulin-1 isoform X3 produces MAPLIFMLFSIYGVLNGQESRDPISMEDCCKDGRDRGQESQDCSSLPLISESTTCRIAQEQCCAAVLEDTSCTSGINMAKDQGACEALLTGSTCEAKTAKMCCDCCLLGKAAQETGMACDHSLSVSYQCGLVSRACCNYGSPELEGNGTLSGDAQDNNSSQVSGTGSDSADLSEPNELCKEAKCGQKCEGNGTCACHAGFKLKPDGKACEDINECLLGSYSCRPGERCINTLGSYRCQRDVSCGTGYELTDSNQCKDIDECETGTHNCPAEFACQNTPGSFRCRPKVQCGDGYIQDALGSCIDINECLSQSGPCPTGQMCFNTVGSYTCQRNSVSCGRGYHLNEEGTRCVDIDECTQPDGSCAGHGCINLVGSYRCECRSGYIFNSISRVCEDINECRHYPGRLCAHKCENILGSYKCSCTTGFKLSSDGRNCDDVNECESNPCSQECANVYGSYQCYCRRGYQLSDVDGITCEDIDECALPTGGHICSYRCHNSPGSFHCSCPDTGYTLAPNGRSCQDVDECLAGTHTCTESESCFNVQGGFRCLSFTCPPNYRRSGETRCERLICNQSSECLTLPVRITHYQLTFPINIRTPTNIFRMGPSNIFPGDQVDIAIMEGNEDGYFGTQRVPSGGVMTVQRPIDKPKDFEVSLVMTLIRHGMLSTYMAKVLVFVTEDQPSLPNTVTPN; encoded by the exons ATGGCTCCCTTGATATTCATGCTTTTTTCTATTTACGGAGTTCTCAATGGCCAAG AGAGCAGAGACCCCATATCCATGGAGGATTGCTGTAAGGACGGACGAGACCGAGGCCAGGAGAGCCAGGACTGCTCAAGCCTGCCACTCATCTCCGAGTCCACTACCTGCAG AATAGCCCAGGAGCAGTGCTGTGCAGCAGTGCTGGAGGACACCAGCTGCACTAGTGGCATAAACATGGCCAAGGACCAAGGTGCCTGCGAGGCCCTTCTCACAGGCAGCACCTGTGAGGCAAAGACTGCTAAG ATGTGCTGCGACTGCTGCTTGCTAGGGAAGGCAGCGCAGGAGACGGGCATGGCCTGTGACCACAGTCTCTCCGTGAGCTACCAGTGTGGCCTGGTGTCCCGCGCCTGCTGCAATTATGGGAGCCCGGAGCTGGAGGGCAACGGCACCCTGTCAGGTGACGCCCAGGACAACAACTCTTCACAGG TCTCAGGCACGGGATCTGACTCTGCAGACCTCTCCGAGCCCAACGAGCTGTGCAAAG AGGCTAAGTGTGGTCAGAAGTGTGAAGGTAATGGCACCTGTGCCTGCCATGCAGGGTTTAAACTCAAACCAGATGGGAAAGCCTGTGAAG ATATAAACGAGTGTCTGCTGGGCAGTTACAGCTGTCGGCCCGGGGAGCGATGCATCAACACGCTGGGCTCATACCGCTGCCAACGCGATGTCAGCTGTGGCACGGGCTACGAGCTAACCGACAGCAACCAATGCAAAG ACATTGATGAATGCGAGACTGGTACACATAACTGTCCTGCAGAGTTTGCATGCCAGAATACTCCGGGATCGTTCCGGTGTCGGCCCAAAGTGCAGTGTGGAGATGGCTACATACAGGACGCCCTGGGCAGCTGCATTG ACATTAACGAGTGCCTGAGCCAGAGTGGGCCCTGTCCCACTGGACAGATGTGCTTCAACACCGTGGGCTCCTACACCTGCCAGAGAAACTCTGTAAGCTGTGGACGTGGGTACCACCTCAACGAAGAGGGCACTAGATGTGTGG ACATTGATGAGTGCACACAACCCGATGGTTCCTGTGCTGGCCATGGCTGTATTAACCTGGTGGGCTCATATCGCTGTGAGTGTCGCAGTGGCTACATCTTCAACAGCATCTCCAGGGTCTGTGAAG ACATCAATGAGTGCAGGCACTATCCTGGCCGCCTGTGTGCCCACAAGTGTGAAAATATTCTCGGGTCCTACAAATGCAGCTGTACCACAGGCTTCAAACTCTCCAGTGATGGCAGAAATTGTGATG atgttaATGAGTGTGAGAGCAACCCTTGTAGCCAAGAGTGTGCCAATGTCTATGGCTCCTACCAGTGCTATTGTCGCCGTGGATACCAGCTCAGCGATGTAGATGGCATCACCTGTGAGG ATATTGACGAGTGTGCACTTCCCACTGGGGGGCACATCTGCTCTTATCGCTGTCACAACAGTCCGGGGAGCTTCCACTGCTCGTGTCCTGACACAGGCTACACACTAGCCCCCAATGGACGCAGCTGCCAGG ATGTGGATGAGTGTTTGGCAgggacacacacctgcacagaaTCAGAGAGCTGCTTCAACGTTCAGGGTGGATTCCGCTGCCTGTCGTTCACCTGTCCTCCCAACTACCGGCGCTCCGGAGAGAC TCGTTGTGAGCGCTTGATTTGCAATCAGAGTAGCGAGTGCCTGACCTTGCCTGTGAGAATAACCCACTACCAACTCACATTCCCCATCAATATCCGTACGCCCACCAACATCTTCCGGATGGGGCCCTCCAACATATTCCCAGGCGACCAAGTCGACATCGCCATTATGGAGGGCAACGAAGATGGCTACTTTGGCACACAGAGGGTGCCCTCTGGTGGCGTGATGACAGTGCAGCGGCCCATTGACAAACCAAAGGACTTCGAGGTGTCTCTCGTGATGACGCTCATTCGGCATGGCATGCTCAGCACTTACATGGCCAAAGTGCTGGTGTTTGTCACCGAGGATCAGCCAAGCCTGCCTAACACTGTGACCCCTAACTGA